A window of the Zeugodacus cucurbitae isolate PBARC_wt_2022May chromosome 2, idZeuCucr1.2, whole genome shotgun sequence genome harbors these coding sequences:
- the LOC105214086 gene encoding 3-ketodihydrosphingosine reductase yields the protein MMQFSLEIWFWISLAVLAHIGVYVFVMRKRPKMLVGRHVVITGGSRGIGLCLAVECAMKGANVTVIARDEKLLSGAVALMEVIRQVPDQKFQYRCLDIASSYDDVANNLREIEEYFGDIYMLVNCAGMAICGLYEDISVADARKLMDINYWGSYNCTRYVLPKMKKAREGIIVFTSSLAALFGIYGYGPYTASKYAVRGMAETIAMETRHLGILVTLALPADTNTPGFENEEKTKPKETKIISGGGGLAEPQEVAKRILNDALRGNFISILGAESWFLTLLGGGLLRWGGFFQNLMHAILLGPLRIVGCFLHLHFERVIKNCAKEKTD from the exons atgaTGCAATTCAGTTTGGAAATATGGTTTTGGATATCACTTGCTGTTTTGGCGCATATTGGTGTATACGTATTCGTCATGCGTAAACGTCCAAAAATGTTGGTAGGGCGTCATGTAGTTATAACTGGAGGCTCTCGTGGTATTGGACTTTGCCTCGCTGTGGAATGTGCCATGAAAGGAGCCAATGTAACCGTAATTGCTCGCGATGAAAAATTACTTA GTGGCGCAGTGGCCTTAATGGAAGTCATACGCCAAGTGCCGGATCAAAAATTCCAGTATCGTTGCCTAGATATTGCATCGAGTTATGATGATGTAGCAAATAATTTACGGGAAATAGAAGAGTACTTTGgtgatatatatatgttggtTAATTGCGCTGGTATGGCTATTTGTGGGTTATACGAAGATATTTCTGTGGCCGATGCGCGAAAACTTATGGATATCAATTATTGGGGCAGCTACAACTGCACCCGTTACGTACTGCCAAAAATGAAGAAAGCCCGAGAAGGTATCATTGTGTTTACATCTTCATTAGCAGCTCTCTTCGGTATTTATGGCTATGGACCATACACGGCTTCAAAATATGCTGTGCGAGGTATGGCTGAAACCATCGCAATGGAAACGCGACATCTGGGTATATTGGTCACATTAGCATTGCCTGCAGATACTAATACGCCTGGTTTTGAAAATGAGGAGAAAACAAAACCGAAGGAAACGAAAATTATATCCGGTGGTGGAGGCTTGGCGGAGCCGCAAGAAGTAGCTAAACGAATTCTTAAcgatgccttg CGCGGCAACTTTATCTCGATTTTAGGGGCTGAGAGTTGGTTCCTTACATTATTAGGAGGTGGACTTCTACGTTGGGGTGGATTTTTTCAAAACCTAATGCATGCTATATTATTGGGACCACTGCGTATTGTCGGTTGCTTTTTACATTTGCACTTCGAAcgagtaattaaaaattgtgcTAAGGAAAAAACGGACTGA
- the LOC105214084 gene encoding methyl-CpG-binding domain protein 2 isoform X2, with translation MNSSITIERKRVDCNSLPKGWQREEVLRKSGISAGKVDVYYYSRAPRTDASLVPPIRQTASIFKQPVTVIRNHEHTKVRNDNTKQASGQEKPKQMFWEKRLEGLRACHPTGEEFDDIALPKSIRAIGPNVNEQTVLQSLATALHVLNVPVMGQESTKTEMNKNATAFINPEQPLMQAVLVSDDDIRRQEDRVNVARKKLQDALKA, from the exons ATGAATTCGAGTATTACAATTGAACGTAAACGCGTAGATTGCAACTCGTTGCCAAAAGGTTGGCAAAGAGAAGAAGTTCTTCGCAAGTCTGGTATATCAGCTGGTAAAGTCGACGTCTACTATTACAG TCGCGCACCACGCACAGACGCCTCTTTGGTGCCACCCATACGACAAACCGCATCGATTTTTAAACAACCAGTCACCGTAATTCGAAATCATGAACATACAAAAGTACGCAATGACAACACTAAACAGGCAAGCGGCCAAGAGAAACCAAAGCAAATGTTTTGGGAAAAAAGATTGGAAGGTTTACGTGCGTGCCATCCTACCGGTGAAGAGTTTGATGATATTGCACTACCGAAAAGTATACGTGCCATCGGACCGAATGTTAATGAGCAAACAGTGCTACAATCATTGGCTACAGCACTGCATGTACTAAACGTACCTGTAATGGGCCAGGAATCTACAAAGACTGAGATGAATAAAAATGCTACAGCATTTATAAATCCCGAACAACCGCTCATGCAAGCAGTTTTAGTGTCAGATGACGACATACGACGACAAGAGGATCGAGTTAACGTGGCTAGAAAGAAATTGCAGGATGCACTTAAAGCTTGA
- the LOC105214084 gene encoding methyl-CpG-binding domain protein 3 isoform X1, with translation MNSSITIERKRVDCNSLPKGWQREEVLRKSGISAGKVDVYYYSPTGKKIESKPQLARCLGDAIDIGSFDFQSGKFVRHMPPPSISLFRCSSISNNNGSSGSTSGNDNTSMPPPPPQYSGGNTLSLSVCSSPISSHSPITNSNILQPLMPNTTSHTLKRKFKAQSQFQSQIQNQSQTHQLQGMHTNVISSGCAPSSACGAATTPAANSRQQLDFSRAPRTDASLVPPIRQTASIFKQPVTVIRNHEHTKVRNDNTKQASGQEKPKQMFWEKRLEGLRACHPTGEEFDDIALPKSIRAIGPNVNEQTVLQSLATALHVLNVPVMGQESTKTEMNKNATAFINPEQPLMQAVLVSDDDIRRQEDRVNVARKKLQDALKA, from the exons ATGAATTCGAGTATTACAATTGAACGTAAACGCGTAGATTGCAACTCGTTGCCAAAAGGTTGGCAAAGAGAAGAAGTTCTTCGCAAGTCTGGTATATCAGCTGGTAAAGTCGACGTCTACTATTACAG CCCCACGGGTAAAAAGATTGAAAGCAAGCCACAATTAGCACGATGTCTTGGTGATGCAATTGACATTGGATCGTTTGATTTCCAAAGCGGCAAATTCGTACGTCATATGCCACCACCATCTATTTCGCTTTTCCGTTGCAGTAGCATAAGTAACAACAACGGAAGTAGTGGGAGTACAAGTGGAAATGATAATACTTCAatgccgccaccaccaccacaataCAGTGGCGGCAACACTTTATCCCTATCCGTGTGTTCCTCTCCAATTTCTTCACATTCACCTATAACTAATTCCAACATATTACAACCACTAATGCCAAACACAACATCTCACACCTTAAAGCGCAAATTCAAAGCGCAGTCCCAATTCCAATCTCAAATTCAGAATCAGTCACAGACGCATCAGTTACAAGGCATGCATACAAATGTCATTAGTAGCGGTTGTGCCCCATCGAGCGCATGTGGTGCTGCAACTACACCAGCAGCGAATTCACGTCAGCAATTAGATTTCAG TCGCGCACCACGCACAGACGCCTCTTTGGTGCCACCCATACGACAAACCGCATCGATTTTTAAACAACCAGTCACCGTAATTCGAAATCATGAACATACAAAAGTACGCAATGACAACACTAAACAGGCAAGCGGCCAAGAGAAACCAAAGCAAATGTTTTGGGAAAAAAGATTGGAAGGTTTACGTGCGTGCCATCCTACCGGTGAAGAGTTTGATGATATTGCACTACCGAAAAGTATACGTGCCATCGGACCGAATGTTAATGAGCAAACAGTGCTACAATCATTGGCTACAGCACTGCATGTACTAAACGTACCTGTAATGGGCCAGGAATCTACAAAGACTGAGATGAATAAAAATGCTACAGCATTTATAAATCCCGAACAACCGCTCATGCAAGCAGTTTTAGTGTCAGATGACGACATACGACGACAAGAGGATCGAGTTAACGTGGCTAGAAAGAAATTGCAGGATGCACTTAAAGCTTGA
- the LOC105214083 gene encoding metaxin-1 homolog codes for MHLGGVLYVYKGEWGLPSIDFDCLRALCLVKFTRCPLQIETNANPIRSSTGKLPYIQIGNKRFCGYREIKKLLDKEGYPIDANLPENHKLLSPAYANWVFTNLHSYYYYFMFGEPNNFDTTRSLYAKRTTFPFNFFYPSSYQREACDIVMVMGGFDLRDKLENHDADYLITNAKKCVNLLSKKLGKKVWFFGDVFSEFDAIVYSYLSVLFKATLPNNPLQNHIKGCQNLVNFINRITKDIFKNEGFNSLKTIKSQSSNDPLLTATERHFLESEKKTKVLAAIGAVVAMGTFAAWRGVYKQFSNSRRYYDGLEYEDDEALEDDEMD; via the exons ATGCATTTAGGTGgagttttatatgtatataaaggagAATGGGGTCTGCCATCAATCGACTTCGATTGCCTACGTGCTCTG TGCTTGGTTAAATTTACACGATGTCCGCTGCAAATCGAAACAAATGCTAATCCCATACGCTCAAGCACGGGGAAATTACCATACATACAAATTGGCAATAAGAGGTTCTGTGGGTACAGAGAAATCAAGAAGCTGTTGGATAAAGAG GGCTACCCGATAGATGCCAATCTGCCAGAGAACCACAAATTGCTCTCACCCGCTTATGCCAATTGGGTTTTTACCAACCTTCATtcatattactattatttcatGTTCGGCGAACCTAACAACTTTGATACTACACGCAGTCTGTATGCTAAGAGAACAACGTTTCCATTCAATTTCTTTTATCCAAGCAGTTATCAGAGGGAGGCATGTGATATTGTTATGGTAATGGGTGGTTTCGACCTGCGCGATAAGCTGGAAAATCATGATGcagactat CTCATTACGAATGCTAAAAAATGTGTGAATCTTCTCTCGAAAAAATTAGgaaagaaagtttggttttttgGAGATGTCTTTAGTGAATTCGATGCTATCGTGTATTCGTACTTATCGGTACTTTTTAAAGCTACACTGCCCAATAATCCACTACAAAATCACATCAAAGGCTGTCAAAATTTAGTGAATTTTATTAATCGTATAACAAAagacatttttaaaaatgaagGATTCAATTCACTCAAAACCATCAAAAGTCAGTCATCGAATGATCCCTTACTAACAGCCACAGAGCGACATTTCTTGGagtctgaaaagaaaaccaaagtATTGGCGGCAATTGGCGCAGTTGTGGCTATGGGCACATTTGCCGCTTGGCGTGGCGTTTATAAGCAG TTTTCAAATTCCCGTCGTTATTATGATGGCTTAGAATATGAAGATGATGAAGCGTTGGAAGACGACGAAATGGATTAA
- the LOC105214091 gene encoding uncharacterized protein LOC105214091 — protein MNLEKSVIRQMLCLLLISYVNLPGTLAAPNLLTSYLPASMQALAYYIDFLQYEPISSTTVEPPFSVSDDELTNIFNASPTTTPLPIRPPTSALSTNKQPSTWVSTTSRPNWSSTSNKPSQTVSTTGSGWWKPPNWWNPSTTTTAKPTVPPTPTHRPGLYAPMKSPLIKPRSEKRVGYEVFDEIGDNTEGFDKLTLALIRDIQTEAEHDEFTNDVESLDNFLRLYDDNYGRAAFDDDNAVNRWSTTSTAGKKRVPPTKPYVEFLLVYDLLKRDAKAANLSKYEGYSEELLRDLHDLSSASAERQLYTLFKRMIDRGDVQRSDVVSRLQGIMKDLANPQSATAKELRYIPAMPFVP, from the coding sequence ATGAATTTGGAAAAGTCAGTTATTAGACAAATGTTGTGTCTACTTTTAATCAGCTACGTTAATTTGCCAGGCACTTTGGCTGCGCCAAATCTACTCACCAGTTATTTGCCAGCTTCCATGCAAGCGCTCGCCTACTACATCGACTTTTTACAATATGAACCAATATCGTCGACAACTGTCGAGCCACCGTTTAGTGTGAGTGACGACGAATTAACGAATATATTTAATGCTTCACCTACGACCACACCGCTACCAATCCGTCCACCAACCAGTGCGTTGTCCACGAACAAGCAGCCATCGACATGGGTCTCAACGACTAGCCGGCCAAATTGGAGCAGCACTTCCAACAAGCCATCACAAACCGTTAGCACCACAGGGTCTGGTTGGTGGAAACCACCCAATTGGTGGAATCCttctacaacaactacagcgaAACCTACAGTACCACCAACTCCTACACACAGGCCCGGTTTGTATGCACCTATGAAATCGCCACTAATCAAACCTCGATCTGAAAAACGTGTCGGTTATGAGGTATTTGATGAGATTGGTGACAACACCGAAGGTTTTGATAAGTTGACATTGGCGCTAATTCGCGATATACAAACAGAGGCGGAGCATGATGAATTTACCAACGATGTGGAGTCTTTGGACAACTTTTTGCGCCTTTACGATGACAACTACGGACGAGCTGCTTTCGATGACGACAATGCTGTGAATCGTTGGTCAACCACATCGACTGCGGGTAAAAAACGTGTACCGCCAACTAAACCCTATGTCGAATTTCTACTTGTCTATGATCTGCTAAAACGCGATGCCAAAGCCGCTAACCTAAGCAAATATGAGGGTTATTCGGAAGAATTGTTAAGGGACTTACACGATTTGTCCAGTGCGTCGGCGGAGCGTCAACTGTATACACTTTTCAAACGCATGATCGATCGTGGTGATGTGCAACGTAGTGATGTCGTCTCTCGCTTACAAGGTATAATGAAAGATTTAGCCAACCCCCAAAGTGCTACTGCCAAGGAGTTACGCTACATTCCAGCCATGCCATTTGTGCCATGA
- the LOC105214087 gene encoding nuclear pore complex protein DDB_G0274915, with amino-acid sequence MDKNAAMDRRFSLNMTSLPNPIAESTCVNLNGTTSGVLGRNSAANHFRWGGSPISPHNRSNSSSCLNSSSTFYKNRSTATSPQRTKLNLSKIDPRTYADVQSRGLVSRIIQYHESGSRLNRSKSTSNLCSKSGQSSMVQLQKTDLPYRATQQNVTMTRIVPPKKSIFYGNTLSSLLRSNSVISIHKSDEEISSENRPILHPPPSENELAPTRSVLDVLKEISRKRINSDESDGIHDVNKKYCSRESNDTSYEQSTVPIGVRNIGLHNVNTPSIHVPSQSFKRQREQIVIPSPHTQSMNSACGATFSSARLPLQTQHSPEQIAKKRLCSYNNDITSSLSSSLIHANKRKFYEQQRSNMQRSPPSGTEEYETQKSKMHRQQSDLRFQQLTQSLSCNTPITPIPTTPLSQNVNLTHIQSNIENGPERLAESGVIVKRTVSEPPLLLNNQMQKPKVTLFNRNYSETAKLSKSDDNSEEIIDNTGVVNEDECADIQFVKPKKSSSIINKKNPFIERTQKSKLAMMLSGLRGEIYQGNEGYDDVDKICNKKSSNTIKESNVPAKTDVTVGKVTPSTNSTATTITTDTTANFSMKTSDKPVITSTTALVPPVSDSDKSGNKTTVTSSSSMPTATTTTSILSGFKLTPSVTSTNTTTSITTSPIISTTNTPTKTSSPLVGLKLTPQKPTPTLGSVAVSSAPAFNLNATITTTATTVSATVPQLQGFSFGTSTNTTSTTASSTTASAGGFKFGLAPKAEASTTVTTVSAVPAFGSFGNSTTPTSKPVSSEAAKPTLTFNTNTINTTAAVVKPAFNFGGGIAASAPTASTTTATAFNTVSSGTFNFGGATNPTTSVDSTVSTAQTSSVFGSIAMSNTFKGPTEAATKPFAFGTTTSTAPSTASTTATPAFSFGGATVSQPTAITGPPTVTTNNIFGFGGQKSTTATTLPTTTGTTFAFGGNKTVATTTSATTPTNAGNVNKPALSFGQSGVKSLSGPTNTNSPSGNLFAFGGSSTTTENKVFGNVAAGTNNLQATGTNSIQPGAFTFGAATNQGATSTFGAVSSAASAKSSFGATTTTTTSTPFAFGGSTANKSTSVTSTGVGNNAPAGGFSFGASTGAAINASNTPSANIFGAATPAPTAAASITKPAFNFGSATTTSEASKSIFGGSSTNTNASVASNSNTFGALAGANSNSANKTFNFGGANTASNNNASPNLFAAAGNKSGAGGFSFGTSTMGNKPAAATNATPFAFGGGSTNGNATASAAPFSFGNSTGSAPANKTFSFASTGNAPAAPTANANSIFGGAQQTSAATFSFSAGTSASAAPSTVANIFAPPAAPAAAGTIGGGATTTDRPIRRATRRLQKT; translated from the exons ATGGACAAGAATGCAGCAATGGACAGACGTTTCAGTTTAAATATGACAAGTTTACCTAATCCTATTGCAGAATCAACATGTGTAAATTTAAATGGAACTACAAGTGGTGTGCTTGGAAGAAATAG CGCTGCTAATCATTTTCGCTGGGGAGGTAGTCCTATTAGTCCACATAACCGTAGTAATTCAAGCAGTTGCTTAAACAGTAGCAGTACGTTTTATAAAAACAGAAGTACAGCTACCAGCCCACAGAGAACAAAATTGAACCTTAGTAAAATTGATCCAAG GACATATGCAGATGTACAAAGTCGTGGGTTGGTGTCACGTATTATACAATATCATGAAAGTGGTTCCCGTCTGAACCGCAGTAAGTCGACCAGTAATCTTTGCAGCAAATCTGGTCAATCTTCAATGGTGCAACTTCAGAAAACTGATTTACCTTACCGTGCAACACAGCAAAATGTAACAATGACACGGATTGTCCCACCAA aaaaatccattttttatgGTAATACACTGTCGAGTTTACTGCGCTCGAATTCCGTGATTAGCATTCACAAGAGCGATGAggaaatatcaagcgaaaatcgTCCCATTTTGCATCCGCCTCCATCTGAGAATGAGCTGGCGCCTACTCGAAGTGTTTTAGATGTTTTGAAAGAGATCTCACGCAAACGCATAAACAGTGAT GAGTCTGATGGAATACATgacgtaaataaaaaatattgtagccGTGAGAGCAATGATACGTCATACGAACAGTCAACTGTTCCCATTGGAGTTCGTAACATAGGGCTGCATAACGTGAACACTCCATCAATTCATGTTCCATCACAAAGTTTTAAAAGACAGCGGGAGCAAATAGTGATTCCTTCACCACATACCCAAAGCATGAATAGTGCTTGTGGAGCAACATTTTCAAGTGCCCGCTTACCATTACAAACGCAACATTCGCCCgaacaaattgcaaaaaaacgaTTGTGTAGTTACAATAACGATATAACAAGTTCACTCAGTTCAAGTCTCATACATGCAAACaaacgaaaattttacgaacaaCAGCGTTCAAACATGCAACGGTCACCACCATCTGGTACTGAAGAGTATGAAACACAAAAATCGAAGATGCATCGTCAACAATCAGATCTACGATTCCAACAATTAACGCAGAGTTTGAGTTGTAATACACCTATAACGCCTATACCAACAACACCATTATCACAAAATGTTAACTTAACGCATATTCAAAGTAATATAGAAAACGGACCTGAAAGATTGGCGGAAAGCGGTGTTATAGTTAAGCGTACAGTGTCAGAGCCTCCTTTGTTGCTTAATAatcaaatgcaaaaaccaaaagtAACGCTTTTTAATCGTAACTACAGTGAAACGGCAAAACTGAGCAAATCAGATGATAATAGTGaagaaataatagataataCAGGTGTTGTGAATGAGGACGAATGCGCTGACATACAATTCGTGAAACCAAAAAAGAGTTCCTCaataataaacaagaaaaatccATTTATTGAACGCACCCAAAAATCGAAACTTGCTATGATGCTAAGTGGTTTACGTGGAGAAATTTACCAGGGTAACGAGGGATATGATGACGTagataaaatatgcaataagaAATCTAGTAACACAATAAAAGAGAGTAATGTCCCTGCTAAAACAGATGTAACCGTTGGAAAAGTGACTCCATCAACAAATTCAACTGCAACCACAATCACCACTGATACAACGGCTAATTTCAGCATGAAAACTTCAGATAAACCTGTTATAACATCGACTACTGCATTGGTTCCACCTGTGTCAGATTCTGATAAAAGTGGGAACAAAACTACTGTCACATCTAGCAGTTCCATGCcgactgcaacaacaacgacttCGATACTTAGTGGTTTCAAATTGACGCCGTCAGTAACATCAACCAACACCACAACTTCAATTACTACGTCACcaataataagtacaacaaaTACCCCGACAAAGACGTCATCTCCATTGGTCGGTCTAAAATTAACACCGCAAAAGCCTACACCTACTCTCGGTAGCGTTGCAGTCTCATCCGCGCCTGCATTCAATTTAAATGCCACAATCACAACCACTGCAACAACAGTTTCAGCTACTGTACCCCAACTTCAAGGATTTTCATTCGGTACCTCAACTAACACTACTTCAACAACTGCGAGTTCTACGACTGCGAGTGCGGGCGGATTTAAATTTGGATTAGCACCAAAGGCAGAAGCTTCGACGACGGTAACAACAGTGTCAGCTGTACCTGCTTTTGGCAGCTTTGGAAACTCTACGACACCAACATCAAAGCCAGTTTCTTCAGAAGCAGCAAAACCGACATTAACATTTAATACGAATACTATTAACACAACCGCAGCAGTTGTAAAGCCCGCATTTAACTTTGGTGGCGGCATTGCAGCATCAGCACCAACCGCAAGCACGACAACTGCAACCGCTTTTAACACTGTGTCTTCTGGTACATTTAACTTCGGCGGAGCAACTAATCCAACAACATCTGTTGACTCAACTGTATCTACAGCCCAAACATCAAGTGTTTTTGGTAGTATTGCAATGAGTAATACATTTAAAGGACCAACGGAAGCAGCCACAAAACCGTTCGCATTTGGAACAACCACTAGCACTGCACCAAGCACCGCTTCGACCACAGCAACACCAGCTTTTTCCTTTGGTGGTGCTACGGTTTCACAGCCCACAGCAATCACCGGACCTCCCACAGTaaccacaaataatattttcggaTTTGGAGGACAAAAGTCAACTACTGCGACCACATTACCCACTACTACAGGAACTACCTTCGCTTTTGGTGGTAACAAAACAGTGGCGACAACAACGTCTGCTACAACTCCAACAAACGCTGGTAATGTCAACAAACCGGCTTTGAGCTTTGGACAGAGTGGTGTCAAATCACTAAGCGGCCCAACCAACACAAATTCTCCGAGCGGTAATCTGTTTGCATTTGGTGGTTCATCAACGACAACCGAAAACAAAGTATTCGGCAATGTTGCTGCAGGCACCAACAATTTACAAGCAACGGGCACCAACTCAATCCAACCAGGTGCATTTACTTTTGGTGCGGCTACTAACCAAGGGGCGACTTCAACATTTGGTGCCGTTAGCAGCGCGGCATCTGCGAAATCTTCATTCggtgcaactacaacaacaacaacatcaacacctTTCGCATTTGGTGGTAGCACTGCCAATAAGTCAACATCTGTAACTTCCACAGGAGTTGGCAACAACGCCCCAGCTGGAGGATTTAGTTTTGGAGCATCCACTGGTGCTGCAATCAACGCTAGCAATACACCATCTGCAAATATATTCGGTGCAGCAACACCAGCGCCGACAGCCGCCGCCAGCATTACGAAACCCGCATTTAACTTCGGTAGTGCTACAACCACCAGCGAAGCCAGCAAATCTATATTTGGCGGCAGTTCAACAAACACAAATGCAAGCGTAGCCAGCAACAGCAATACGTTTGGTGCGCTCGCAGGCGCCAATAGCAATTCAGCTAATAAAACGTTTAACTTCGGCGGTGCAAATACGGCCAGTAACAACAACGCTTCACCGAACCTATTCGCCGCTGCCGGAAACAAATCTGGTGCCGGGGGCTTTTCCTTCGGCACTAGTACAATGGGCAATAAACCAGCGGCTGCAACTAACGCCACACCGTTCGCATTTGGTGGTGGATCAACAAACGGCAATGCAACCGCAAGCGCAGCACCGTTTAGTTTCGGCAACAGCACAGGAAGTGCACCAGCTAATAAAACGTTTTCTTTTGCAAGCACGGGTAATGCTCCAGCGGCGCCGACAGCTAACGCAAATAGTATTTTTGGTGGCGCACAACAAACATCAGCGGCGACATTTAGTTTCTCTGCTGGTACATCAGCCTCAGCTGCACCTTCAACAGtggcaaatatttttgcacCGCCCGCAGCACCTGCTGCAGCAGGAACAATTGGTGGTGGGGCTACGACAACGGATCGGCCAATACGTCGCGCTACACGTCGACTGCAGAAAACTTAG
- the LOC105214088 gene encoding vacuolar protein sorting-associated protein 45, with product MNLITSIKLYVEKMCNESGPGMKTILLDKDTTSIISMAFSQSDMLQREVYLFERLDSGRSNERMKNLKCIVFIRPTKQNIQLLADELRSPKYGAYFIYFSNIIPRTDIKYLAECDESESVREVKEVYADYLCVNPNLFSLNINCSMHRLNWLPDALGRTVQGVLAVLLSLKLNPVIRYRAGSAVSQTLAKQIFEQICKESSLFDFSRTYENGAAPPLLLILDRRDDPVTPLLHQWTYQAMVHELLNIHNNRVDLSNIPGIPKDYKELVLSGDQDEFYGNNMYANFGEIGSTIKNLMEEFQRKAKDQKKVESIADMKNFIETYPQFKKMSGTVQKHLCIIGELSALTAKRNLFEVSELEQEVACKAEHSAQLQRIRKIIADERILVDDAIKLVALYALRYERHANCDTSSLLQIIKTRGGKTAIVPSLIEYAGTHMRQGEIFNLVRISDAVKLTRNLIKGLKGVENVFTQHTPLLKETLEEVFKGRELDPMYPAINSELVPFRRPPQEVVVFMIGGATYEEALAVHQLNNAGYKVVLGGTTIHNSESFINEVLNATDGIQFKHTKTMLKYISSDNY from the exons ATGAAtttaattacatcaataaaattGTACGTAGAAAAAATGTGTAACGAATCAGGACCGGGAATGAAGACTATATTGCTGGACAAAGATACG ACAAGTATAATATCAATGGCTTTTAGTCAATCGGACATGCTGCAACGTGAGGTATATTTATTTGAACGTCTTGATTCGGGTCGTTCTAATGAGCGCATGAAAAATCTTAAATGCATAGTATTTATCAGGCCTACCAAACAAAATATACAGCTGTTAGCCGATGAACTTCGAAGCCCTAAATATGGAGCATATTTCATTT ATTTCAGCAACATCATTCCACGGACGGATATTAAATATCTGGCAGAATGCGATGAAAGTGAGTCAGTGCGCGAAGTGAAAGAAGTGTACGCAGATTATCTTTGTGTCAATCCAAATTTGTTTTCACTCAACATAAACTGCAGTATGCATCGTCTAAATTGGTTGCCTGACGCGCTGGGACGCACAGTGCAAGGGGTACTGGCTGTATTATTATCACTTAAGCTCAATCCGGTTATACGGTACCGTGCCGGTTCAGCCGTATCGCAAACATtggcaaaacaaatatttgagcaAATTTGCAAAGAGTCGAgtctttttgatttttcacgAACATATGAGAATGGTGCAGCACCACCATTACTGCTTATATTGGATCGTCGAGACGATCCGGTTACGCCCTTATTACATCAATGGACGTATCAAGCAATGGTACATGAACTATTGAATATTCATAACAATCGTGTTGATCTCTCCAACATACCTGGTATACCGAAAGATTATAAGGAGCTAGTTTTATCAGGTGATCAAGACGAATTCTACGGCaataatatgtatgcaaatttcggtgaaatcggttcgacaatcaaaaacttaatGGAGGAGTTTCAGCGTAAAGCTAAGGATCAGAAAAAGGTGGAAAGCATAGCTGACATGAAGAATTTCATTGAGACATATCCCCAGTTTAAGAAAATGTCTGGAACGGTACAGAAACATCTATGCATAATCGGTGAATTGTCGGCCCTTACCGCTAAACGAAATCTTTTCGAAGTATCTGAATTGGAACAAGAAGTTGCCTGTAAAGCAGAGCATTCGGCACAGTTGCAGCGCATACGAAAAATTATAGCCGATGAACGCATCTTAGTGGATGATGCTATCAAATTAGTGGCACTCTATGCGTTACGTTATGAACGACACGCCAATTGTGATACATCTagcttattgcaaattattaaaACACGTGGTGGAAAAACAGCTATAGTTCCTAGTTTAATTGAATATGCTGGTACGCATATGAGGCAGGGAGAAATATTCAACTTAGTGCGCATATCCGATGCAGTTAAACTGACCCGCAATTTAATTAAG GGTTTAAAGGGCGTGGAGAACGTTTTCACACAACATACACCGCTACTCAAAGAAACATTGGAGGAGGTTTTCAAGGGTCGTGAACTAGACCCCATGTACCCAGCGATCAACTCTGAGCTTGTTCCATTTCGTCGTCCACCGCAAGAGGTGGTCGTGTTCATGATTGGTGGTGCGACATATGAAGAAGCACTTGCTGTACATCAGCTTAATAATGCCGGTTATAAAGTGGTATTGGGTGGCACTACTATACACAATTCAGAGAGTTTCATAAATGAGGTGTTGAACGCCACTGATGGCATACAATtcaaacatacaaaaacaatgttGAAATACATTTCCAGTGATAACTATTAG